The genomic segment CACGGCGCATCCTGGACCTGGCGGAAGCGATCGGCAAGGCGGAGTAGGTCCGCGCCACCTGGCGGGGCGGGGGTGGAGGGGATGGCCGACAATCAGGGCGAAGACGGCCCCTCCCCGTTAGGAAGCACCTTGACCGATCTCACCGCGCTGCGGGCAGAGCACGAACGGCTGTGTGCCGAAGGACTGAAGCTCGACCTGACCCGTGGCAAGCCCGCGCCCGACCAGCTGGACCTGTCCACCGCCCTGCTCGATCTGCCGGGGGCCGCCGAGTTCCGGGCGGCCGACGGCACGGACACCCGCAACTACGGCGGTCTCCAGGGGCTGTCCGAGCTGCGCGAGATCTGGAGCGAGGTGCTCGGCATCCCCGCCGGGCAGTTGCTCACCGGCGGCAACTCCAGCCTCGCGCTGATGCACGACACGGTCGTCGCCGCGTTGCTGGGCGGGACCACGGACGGGCCCGCCTGGTTCGGCCGGGAGATCAAGTTCCTGTGCCCGGTGCCCGGCTACGACCGGCACTTCGCCATCTGCGAGCAGTTCGGCATCGAGATGATCCCGGTGCCGATGGACGACAACGGCCCCGACCTCGCCGAGGTCAAGCGCCTGGTCGCCGAGGACGCGCAGATCAAGGGCATGTGGTGCGTGCCGAAGTACAGCAACCCGAGCGGGGTCTCCTACTCCGCCGAAGTGGTCGCCGAGCTGGCCGCGATGCCCGCCGCGGCGGCGGACTTCCGCCTCTTCTGGGACAACGCCTACGCGGTGCACCACCTGACCGACACCGAGGTCCAGCTCGCCGACGTGCTCCGGCTCGCCGCCGAAGCCGGTCACCCGGACCGTCCGTTCGTGTTCGCCTCGACCTCCAAGATCACCCTCGCCGGGAGCGGGGTGTCGTTCTTCGGCGGCTCCGACGCGAACGTGAAGTGGCTGCTCGCGCACCTGAGCAAGCGCACCATCGGCCCGGACAAGGTCAACGAGCTGCGCCACGCGCGTTTCCTGCCCGACGCCAAGAGCGTGTCCGAGCACATGCGCCGCCACCGCGAGATCATCCGGCCGAAGTTCGACCTGGTGCTCTCCATCCTCGAGGACGAGCTGGGCGGGACGGACGGCGTGAGCTGGACCAAGCCCGAGGGCGGCTACTTCATCAGCCTCGACGTGCCGGACGGTTGCGCCAAGCGCGTGGTCGAGCTGGCCGGTGAGGCCGGCGTCAAGCTCACCCCGGCGGGCGCGACCTTCCCCAAGGGCGAGGACCCGCACGACCGCAACATCCGCCTCGCGCCGACCTTCCCGAAGATCGAAGAGGTCGAGGCCGCGACCCGCGGGCTCGCGGTGTGCGTCCGGCTCGCGGTCGCCGAGAAGTAAAGCGGCTGGCATTACCTCGCACGGATCACTACCGTGCGAGGTAATGAAACTGGGGGCGGATTTCACCAGGCTTTTTTCGGCCAACGCGGCGACCAACATCGGGGACGGGGTGGCTCTGGCCGCCGGTCCCCTGCTGGTGGCCTCGCTCACCAGCGACCCACGCCTGGTGGCCGGGGCCGCTTTCGCCCAGCAACTGCCGTGGCTGCTGTTGTCGCTGGTCAGCGGGGTCTTCGTGGACCGGCTGGACCGGCGGAAGCTGATCGCCGCGGTCAACGGGTTCCGCGCGCTGGTGATCGGCGGGCTCGCGCTGGCCGTGTCCACCGAGGTGGTCACCGTCTGGCTGATCTACCTCGCCTTCTTCCTGGTCGGCACCGCGGAAACGCTGGCGGACAACGCCTCCAGCACAATCGTGCCGAGCCTGGTGCCGGAACCGCTGCTGCCCAGGGCGAACGCCCGCCTGACCGCGGTGCACATGGTGGCCAACCAGTTCGCCGCGCCACCGCTGGGTGCCGCGTTGTTCGCGTTGACCGCGGCGGTCCCGTTCGGGCTGAACGCGGTGATGTTCGTGGTCGCCGGGCTGCTCGTGCTCGGCATCAAGGGCGGGCAGCGGACCGTGCCGGTCGCCCAGAAGCGCCCCATCCGCACCGAGATCACCGAGGGCCTGCGCTGGCTGGCGAACCACCGGGTGCTGCGCATGCTCGCGGTGACCATCTGCTTGATGAACGTGACGCTGTTCGCCGGGTTCGCGATCTTCGTGCTCTGGGCCCGCGAACGGCTGGGCCTCGGCGAGATCGGCTTCGGCCTGCTGCTCACCGCGACGGCCGTGGGCGGGCTGCTCGGCACGCTGATCGTCAGCAGGCTGCGCGAGCACTTCTCCGACTCGGTGTTGCTGCGCACCGGGTTGATCGTCGAGACGCTCACCCACGTCGGGCTCGGGCTGACGCGGGAGCCGTGGGTCGCCATGGCGACCCTGGTGGTCTTCGGGATGCACGGCTCGATCTGGGGGGTGATCTCGATTTCCTGGCGCCAGCGGGTGGTCCCGGAGAACCTGCGCGGCCGGGTGCACAGCGCCTACATGCTGTTCTCCGTCGGTGGCGCCGCGCTGGGCAGCCTGATCAGCGGCCCGGTCGCGAAGGGATTCGGCATCACCGCGCCGTTCTGGGGTTCGGCGGTGGTGATGACCATCGTCACCGCGCTGGCTTGGCGTTCACTCGGACGTCACCTCATGAAGCAGGCCACGGACGCTGCTCGGGCCGAAGCCGCTCCACTGCCGTAGCCAGCCGGAGCACGCCGAGGTCGTCGAACCGGCGGCCGGAGATCTGCAGCCCGATCGGCAGGCCTTCGGCGGTGTACCCGCAGTTGACCGAGATCGCCGGCTGGCCGGACATGTTGTACGGCACGGTGAACGCGATGTGCTCGAACGGCTTCTCGGGATCGTTCGTCGGCGACGCGTAGTCCGCCGGTGGCGCGGAAACCGGGCAGGTCGGGGACAGCACGAAGTCGTAGGGTTCGGTGGCACGCAGGGTCGCCGCGTTGATCGTGTCGATGCAGGAGAAGCCGCGGTAGCCGGTCAGCCCGTCGACACCGGCCGCCGCCCGCGCCCAGTCCGCGATGTACGGCAGCACCTTCTCCTGCCGTTCGGCGGGCAGCGAGCTGATGTCCGACCAGGCCCGGATGCGCCAGAACACGTCGAGGCCGTTGAGCAGGTCCCTGGTCAGGAACGGGTCCACCGGCTCGACCACCGCGCCCGCGCCCTCCAGCCGCCGGGCCACCTCGGTGACCGCGGCGAGCGTGGCCGGGTCGACCGACAACCCGGCACCCGGGTCCACGTGCAGGCCGATGCGCAGGCCGCGCACCTCGGAATCCAGTTCGCGCCAAGGGATTTCCGCCGGGGGCAGGCTCATGTGGTCGCGGGCGTCCGGCCGCGCGATCACCTCCATCAGCAAGGCGGTGTCGGCGACCGTGCGCGTCATCGGCCCGGCGACCCGGCCGATGTACGGCGGGTCGACCGGCACCCGGCCGAAGCTCGGTTTGAGCCCGGCGAGCCCGCACCAGCCGGCCGGCAGCCGGATCGAGCCGCCGATGTCGGTGCCGACGTGCAGCGGGCCGTACCCGGCGGCGGCCGCCGAACCCGCGCCCGCGCTCGACCCGCCGGGTGTGCGCGTGGTGTCCCAAGGGTTCCGTGACGCGGTGTGGAAGCTGGACAGGCCGGAGGTGAGCATGCCGTAGTCCGGCATGGTGGTCTTCGCCAGCAGTACGCCGCCGGACTCGCGGATGCGCGCGGCCACCGGCGCGTCCTCGGCCGCGGGACGCAGTTCGGTGGCGGCCGTGCCCAGCGGCGTCGGCGTGCCCTCGGTGGCGATGTTCTCCTTGAGCGTCAACGGAACACCGTCGATCGGCCCCAGCGGCTCGCCCGCCTGCCAGCGCGCCTCGGACTCCTTCGCCAGCGCTCGCGCGGACGACGAATCGTAGGCGTAGAGCGCGTGCAGTTCCGGTTCGCGGGCTTCGATGCGGTTGAGCACCGCGTCGGTCACCTCGACCGGCGAGACCGTGCCCGCGCGGTAGGCCGCGACGAGTTCGGTGGCGGAGAGATCGGGCAGCTCGGTCATGCGGGGTTCCTCCAGAACTCAGGCGGGCGGGGTGAAGCGGCCGTCGACGGCGGTCCAGCCGCCGTCCACCGCGAGCACCGAGCCGGTGACGAAGGTCGACGCGTCGGAAGCCAGGTAGACCACGGCGCCGGCGAGTTCCTCCGGTTTCGCCCATCGGCCGAGTGCGCCCTTTTCGGCGTACGCCCGGTACCAGTCCGCGTCGGCCTTGATCTGCGCGGTCAGCGGGGTTTCCACCACGCCCGGCGCGATCGCGTTCACCCGCACCCCGGCGGGCCCGAACTCGGCGGCGGCGGTGCGGAAGAACTGCACCAGCCCGGCCTTGGTGGCCGCGTAGACGCCCTGCCCCGGTTCGACCGTGGTGCCGCGGATCGACGAGAAGCCGATGATGCTGCCGCGCCCACGCTCGACCATGCCCGCGCCGAACGCCCGCACCACCTCGAAGGTGGCGCCGAGGTTCAGCCCGATCACGCGGTCGAACTCCTCCCGCGTGTAGTCGAGGATTCGCTTGCGCACGTTCATCGCGGCGGTGAGCACCAGGATGTCGATGTCACCGAGGTCGGCGGCGGCCCGCCGCACGGCGGCGGCGTCGAGCAGGTCGATCTCGTAGGACTCGCCGCCGATCATCTCGGCGGTGGCGATCGCGGTCCCGGCGTCGCGGTCGGCGCAGACCACCGAAGCGCCCTGTGCGGCCAGCGCCCGTGCCGCCTCTCGGCCGATGCCGCTGCCCGCGCCGAGCACCACGGCGTGCCGCCCGTCCAGGCGGAACAGTTTCTCGTAGTTCACGGCCGGATCACCGCCATCCGTGTCACCGTCAGTTCCTCGACGGCGAACCGCGGCCCTTCCCGCCCGATCCCGGAGTCCTTGACCCCGCCGTACGGCATCGTGTCCGACCGGAACCCCGGCACCTCGTTGACCACCACACCACCCACTTCCAGCCGGTCCAGCGCCCGAAACGCGGTGTTCAGCGAACGGCTGAACACGCTGGCGTGCAACCCGTACCGCGACGCGTTGACCAGTTCGAATGCTTCGTCCACATCGGACACCCGGCGCAGGCAGACCACCGGCCCGAAGATCTCCTCCGCCCAGCAGTCGGCGTCCTCGGGCACGTCCGCGAGCACGGTCGGCCGCACGATCCCGCCCTCGGCCCCACCACCGCCGAGCACCTTCGCGCCCGCGCCGACCGCCTGTTCCACCCAGTCCAGCACGCGCCGGGTCGACCGCTCGTCGATCAACGCGGACACCCGCGTGGTCTCCTCACGCGGATCGCCGATGACCACTTCGCCGAGCCGCGCGAGCAGCTTCCCGGTGAACTCGTCGGCCACCGAATCGACCACCAGCAGCCGCTGCACCGAAATGCACGCCTGGCCGGAGGCGTAAAAACCACCGCGCAGCACGGCATCCGCGGCCGCGTCCAGGTCGGCGTCCTCGGCGACCACCAGCGCGGCGTTCGAGCCCAGTTCCAGCAACGTCTTGCGCGGAGCCGCGTCCCGCGCGATCCGGTGCCCGACCGCGGCCGAGCCGGTGAACGACACCGCGCCCACGCGTGGATCGGTGACCAGCGTCGAGCCGACCTCCACGTCCCCGGTGACCAGCTGGACCATCGACACCGGCGCGCCCGCTTCCGCCGCGGCCTCGCGCACCAGGTGGACCAGCCACAACGTGGCCAGCGGGGTCGCGGGCGCCGGCTTGGCCACCACCGGGCAGCCCGCCGCGATCGACGGCGCGATCTTGTGCGAGGCCAGCAGCAGCGGGTAGTTGAACCCGGCGATGCCGACCACCACGCCGATCGGCTTGCGCGTCCAGAAGCCGACGAGCCCGTCGCCGGAGGGCAGGAGGTCCAGCGGCACGGTTTCGCCGTGCAGGCGCGCGACCTCCTCCGCCGCGGCCTCCCAGGTGACCAGCGTGCGCGCCACCTCGACGCGGCAGTCCACCAGCGGTTTCCCGGTTTCGGCGACCAGCAGCTCGACCAGTTCGTCCTGCCGGTCGGCGAGCCGGTCGCGCACGCCGCTCAACACCGCGCGCCGGGTGCGCGAGGGCAGCGCCGCCACCTCGGGTGCGATCGCCACCGCCTCGTCCAGCGCCCGGCGGGCCAGCTCGGCCGTGCCCACCGGGGCGTGTGCGACCACACTGCCGTCGAACGGGAACCGCACCGGCTCGGTGTCCGAAGTGGACACCCAGCCGGTACCGATCGGCAGGCCGTCCGGATACCGCATCAGCTCTCCCCGATTTCGCTCAGTACCTTCCGCAGCGTCGGTGCGGCCGCGACCAGTTCGCGGGTGTACTCGTGTTCCGGCGCGTCGTAGACCCGGTCGACCGGGCCCAGTTCGACGATCTCGCCCGCGCGCATCACCGCCACGGTGTCGCAGAGGTGGCGCACCACGGACAGGTCGTGCGAGACGAAGACCAGCGTCAGCGAGAAGCGGTCCGCGAGATCGGCGAGCAGGTCGAGGATCTGGCCGCGCACGGACACGTCCAGCGCGCTGACCGCCTCGTCGGCCAGCAGCACGGCGGGCCGGGGCGCGAGCGCGCGGGCGATCGAGATCCGCTGCCGCTGCCCGCCGGAGAACTGGTGCGGGTAGCGCTCCCCGGCGTCGGCGGGCAGGCCGACGGCGTCGAGCAGTTCGGCGACCCGGTCCGCCCGATCCGCCG from the Amycolatopsis magusensis genome contains:
- a CDS encoding MFS transporter, whose protein sequence is MKLGADFTRLFSANAATNIGDGVALAAGPLLVASLTSDPRLVAGAAFAQQLPWLLLSLVSGVFVDRLDRRKLIAAVNGFRALVIGGLALAVSTEVVTVWLIYLAFFLVGTAETLADNASSTIVPSLVPEPLLPRANARLTAVHMVANQFAAPPLGAALFALTAAVPFGLNAVMFVVAGLLVLGIKGGQRTVPVAQKRPIRTEITEGLRWLANHRVLRMLAVTICLMNVTLFAGFAIFVLWARERLGLGEIGFGLLLTATAVGGLLGTLIVSRLREHFSDSVLLRTGLIVETLTHVGLGLTREPWVAMATLVVFGMHGSIWGVISISWRQRVVPENLRGRVHSAYMLFSVGGAALGSLISGPVAKGFGITAPFWGSAVVMTIVTALAWRSLGRHLMKQATDAARAEAAPLP
- a CDS encoding ABC transporter ATP-binding protein, giving the protein MIEVRDVWRVYQRTEALRGVSFTVEAGQRFGIVGESGSGKSTLVRLLAALDQPTSGEIRFQGQRVDGVPERRLRFLRSALQIVFQDPMGSLNPRMRVRDIIAEPLGRTADRADRVAELLDAVGLPADAGERYPHQFSGGQRQRISIARALAPRPAVLLADEAVSALDVSVRGQILDLLADLADRFSLTLVFVSHDLSVVRHLCDTVAVMRAGEIVELGPVDRVYDAPEHEYTRELVAAAPTLRKVLSEIGES
- a CDS encoding aminotransferase class I/II-fold pyridoxal phosphate-dependent enzyme; the encoded protein is MADNQGEDGPSPLGSTLTDLTALRAEHERLCAEGLKLDLTRGKPAPDQLDLSTALLDLPGAAEFRAADGTDTRNYGGLQGLSELREIWSEVLGIPAGQLLTGGNSSLALMHDTVVAALLGGTTDGPAWFGREIKFLCPVPGYDRHFAICEQFGIEMIPVPMDDNGPDLAEVKRLVAEDAQIKGMWCVPKYSNPSGVSYSAEVVAELAAMPAAAADFRLFWDNAYAVHHLTDTEVQLADVLRLAAEAGHPDRPFVFASTSKITLAGSGVSFFGGSDANVKWLLAHLSKRTIGPDKVNELRHARFLPDAKSVSEHMRRHREIIRPKFDLVLSILEDELGGTDGVSWTKPEGGYFISLDVPDGCAKRVVELAGEAGVKLTPAGATFPKGEDPHDRNIRLAPTFPKIEEVEAATRGLAVCVRLAVAEK
- a CDS encoding amidase, encoding MTELPDLSATELVAAYRAGTVSPVEVTDAVLNRIEAREPELHALYAYDSSSARALAKESEARWQAGEPLGPIDGVPLTLKENIATEGTPTPLGTAATELRPAAEDAPVAARIRESGGVLLAKTTMPDYGMLTSGLSSFHTASRNPWDTTRTPGGSSAGAGSAAAAGYGPLHVGTDIGGSIRLPAGWCGLAGLKPSFGRVPVDPPYIGRVAGPMTRTVADTALLMEVIARPDARDHMSLPPAEIPWRELDSEVRGLRIGLHVDPGAGLSVDPATLAAVTEVARRLEGAGAVVEPVDPFLTRDLLNGLDVFWRIRAWSDISSLPAERQEKVLPYIADWARAAAGVDGLTGYRGFSCIDTINAATLRATEPYDFVLSPTCPVSAPPADYASPTNDPEKPFEHIAFTVPYNMSGQPAISVNCGYTAEGLPIGLQISGRRFDDLGVLRLATAVERLRPEQRPWPAS
- a CDS encoding SDR family NAD(P)-dependent oxidoreductase encodes the protein MNYEKLFRLDGRHAVVLGAGSGIGREAARALAAQGASVVCADRDAGTAIATAEMIGGESYEIDLLDAAAVRRAAADLGDIDILVLTAAMNVRKRILDYTREEFDRVIGLNLGATFEVVRAFGAGMVERGRGSIIGFSSIRGTTVEPGQGVYAATKAGLVQFFRTAAAEFGPAGVRVNAIAPGVVETPLTAQIKADADWYRAYAEKGALGRWAKPEELAGAVVYLASDASTFVTGSVLAVDGGWTAVDGRFTPPA
- a CDS encoding aldehyde dehydrogenase family protein: MMRYPDGLPIGTGWVSTSDTEPVRFPFDGSVVAHAPVGTAELARRALDEAVAIAPEVAALPSRTRRAVLSGVRDRLADRQDELVELLVAETGKPLVDCRVEVARTLVTWEAAAEEVARLHGETVPLDLLPSGDGLVGFWTRKPIGVVVGIAGFNYPLLLASHKIAPSIAAGCPVVAKPAPATPLATLWLVHLVREAAAEAGAPVSMVQLVTGDVEVGSTLVTDPRVGAVSFTGSAAVGHRIARDAAPRKTLLELGSNAALVVAEDADLDAAADAVLRGGFYASGQACISVQRLLVVDSVADEFTGKLLARLGEVVIGDPREETTRVSALIDERSTRRVLDWVEQAVGAGAKVLGGGGAEGGIVRPTVLADVPEDADCWAEEIFGPVVCLRRVSDVDEAFELVNASRYGLHASVFSRSLNTAFRALDRLEVGGVVVNEVPGFRSDTMPYGGVKDSGIGREGPRFAVEELTVTRMAVIRP